A section of the Flavobacterium sp. CG_23.5 genome encodes:
- a CDS encoding WG repeat-containing protein — MNKKCTFLLLFISHLTFSQSEKLFFYVEKDSLIGVRNQNRKIIIYPKPTWNSPSYYNNREIKSALFNLDFKDKPYCYYDRNGKLIFKTFMTSEGPDTFQEGYIRYSENNKSGLISDKGQKITTAKYDWVSPIKFGFASFCNGCYFDTTEDEEHSPLIGGIWGFVNKNGVEITPSSERNHPKDFETKDHRFIPYQFEYDEKEKHILDFFENRKDKIAQINGINCSENILYFEIVGRPSEFESFYKIKTFELCDFYINAADENYDDFKNFKVSADGKKFYVLYIDLVNYKEYSEYVERKIPVDKWIKKNLNK; from the coding sequence ATGAATAAAAAATGTACTTTCTTATTGCTTTTTATTTCTCATCTAACTTTTTCACAATCGGAAAAATTATTTTTTTATGTAGAAAAGGATAGTTTAATAGGAGTTAGAAATCAAAATCGTAAAATAATTATATACCCAAAACCAACTTGGAATTCGCCATCCTACTACAATAACCGCGAAATAAAATCAGCACTCTTTAACTTAGATTTTAAAGACAAACCTTATTGTTATTATGACAGAAACGGTAAATTAATATTTAAAACTTTTATGACTTCTGAAGGACCTGATACCTTTCAGGAGGGTTATATACGTTACAGTGAAAATAATAAAAGTGGGTTAATCAGCGATAAAGGCCAAAAAATAACAACTGCTAAATACGACTGGGTATCTCCTATAAAATTTGGTTTTGCCTCATTTTGTAATGGCTGTTATTTTGATACCACCGAAGACGAAGAACATTCTCCATTGATAGGTGGAATTTGGGGCTTTGTAAATAAAAATGGAGTTGAAATAACACCATCTTCTGAAAGAAATCATCCAAAAGATTTTGAAACAAAAGACCACAGGTTCATTCCTTATCAATTTGAATATGATGAAAAAGAAAAGCATATTCTTGATTTTTTCGAAAATCGAAAAGACAAAATAGCCCAAATTAACGGCATTAATTGTAGCGAAAACATTCTATATTTTGAAATTGTTGGGCGTCCTTCCGAATTTGAATCTTTTTATAAAATAAAGACTTTTGAATTATGTGATTTTTACATAAATGCAGCTGATGAAAATTATGATGATTTCAAAAATTTTAAAGTTTCTGCAGATGGGAAAAAATTTTATGTTTTATACATTGATTTAGTTAATTACAAAGAGTATTCAGAATATGTTGAAAGAAAAATTCCAGTAGATAAATGGATTAAAAAAAATCTTAATAAATAG
- a CDS encoding ABC-F family ATP-binding cassette domain-containing protein produces the protein MLTVNNLSVQFGKRILFDEVNTTFTHGNIYGVIGANGAGKSTFLKIIAGEMDPTSGHIHLEPGKRMSVLNQNHNMFDESTVLETVMMGNKTLYAIKKEMDALYLDYNDKNADRIGELQVQFEEMNGWNADSDAASMLSNLGISEEHHYTLMGDLEGKIKVRVLLAQALFGNPDLLIMDEPTNDLDFETIAWLENFLANYENTVIVVSHDRHFLDSVCTHISDIDFSKINHYSGNYTFWYESSQLAAKQRAQQNKKAEEKKQELEEFIRRFSANVAKSKQATSRKKMISKLNISDIKPSSRRYPAIIFDQEREAGDQILNVQNLSASIDGDILFKGVDLNMAKGDKIVLFSKDSRATTAFYEILNGNQKADSGTFDWGVTTNQAYLPVENHSFFESDYSLVDWLRQWVKTEEERDEVNIRSFLGKMIFSGEEALKTCRVLSGGEKVRCMLSRMMMERANVLMLNEPTNHLDLESITAFNNSLKNFKGSVIFTTHDHEFSQTVANRVIELTPNGAIDRYMTFDDYLDDEKVQELRTKMYTV, from the coding sequence ATGTTAACAGTTAATAATTTATCAGTTCAGTTTGGCAAACGAATTTTGTTTGATGAAGTAAATACTACCTTCACACACGGTAATATATACGGAGTTATCGGAGCCAACGGTGCTGGAAAATCTACTTTTCTTAAAATAATTGCAGGTGAAATGGATCCTACATCGGGACATATTCATTTGGAACCAGGAAAACGTATGTCGGTTTTGAATCAAAACCACAATATGTTTGACGAAAGCACAGTTCTTGAGACCGTAATGATGGGAAATAAAACATTGTATGCCATCAAAAAAGAAATGGATGCTTTGTATTTAGATTACAATGATAAAAATGCAGATAGAATAGGGGAGTTGCAAGTTCAATTTGAAGAAATGAACGGTTGGAATGCTGACTCAGATGCCGCATCGATGTTGTCAAATCTTGGAATTTCAGAAGAACATCATTATACTTTAATGGGAGATCTTGAGGGTAAAATAAAAGTTCGTGTCCTTTTGGCACAAGCACTTTTTGGGAATCCAGATTTACTTATTATGGATGAGCCTACCAATGATTTGGATTTTGAAACCATCGCATGGTTGGAGAATTTCTTGGCAAACTATGAAAATACAGTAATTGTAGTTTCTCACGATAGACACTTTTTAGATTCAGTTTGTACCCATATTTCGGATATTGATTTTAGTAAAATAAACCATTATTCAGGTAATTACACTTTTTGGTATGAATCAAGCCAATTAGCAGCAAAACAACGCGCACAACAAAACAAAAAAGCCGAAGAAAAGAAACAGGAATTAGAAGAATTTATACGTCGTTTTAGTGCGAATGTGGCCAAATCAAAACAAGCTACTTCTCGTAAAAAAATGATTAGCAAGTTGAATATTTCTGATATAAAACCATCAAGCCGTCGTTATCCAGCGATTATCTTTGATCAAGAGCGTGAAGCAGGAGATCAAATTTTGAATGTACAAAATCTAAGTGCTTCAATAGATGGGGATATTTTGTTTAAAGGGGTTGATTTGAATATGGCCAAAGGCGACAAAATTGTCCTTTTCTCAAAAGATTCGCGTGCAACAACTGCTTTCTACGAAATTTTAAATGGCAATCAAAAAGCGGATTCAGGTACTTTTGATTGGGGAGTTACTACAAACCAAGCGTATTTACCAGTAGAAAATCATTCTTTTTTTGAGAGCGATTATTCTCTTGTGGATTGGTTGCGTCAATGGGTAAAAACGGAGGAAGAACGTGACGAGGTTAATATTCGTAGTTTCCTTGGTAAAATGATTTTCTCAGGTGAGGAAGCTTTGAAAACATGTCGAGTTTTATCTGGAGGAGAAAAGGTACGTTGTATGTTGTCAAGAATGATGATGGAACGAGCCAATGTTTTGATGCTTAATGAACCAACAAATCACTTGGATTTAGAGTCTATCACTGCGTTCAATAATTCCTTGAAAAACTTCAAAGGATCTGTGATTTTTACCACTCATGATCATGAATTCTCTCAAACGGTTGCTAATCGTGTTATTGAATTAACGCCAAATGGAGCAATTGATAGATATATGACTTTTGATGATTATCTTGATGATGAAAAAGTTCAAGAATTAAGAACGAAGATGTACACTGTTTAA
- a CDS encoding TolC family protein encodes MKELKKSKKIGFIILLGTFASCKMLAPVHYIETPQIPLAYMDSKDTINSGAIKWKAFFPDKNLQSLIDTALTKNIDLQMTLQDIAIASNNVRAKKGLLFPSVTGGIAVGTEKVGRYTSQGAGDASAEITSGQIVPEHLNDFSIGIHASWEVDIWKKLRNSKKAAVSRYLSTIEGKNFVVTNLIAEISNSYYELLSLDNQLDVIKETIQLQKNALGIVKVQKEAARVSELAVKKYEAEVLNSESLEFDIQQQIKETENKINFLLGRYPQVIVRDKTIFESQVPQQIKSGIPSQLLANRPDIKQAELELFASKCDVKVAQAEFYPSFNISGGLGFQAFKPSFLFTAPESIAYSLLGELTAPLINRNGIKAEFNKAKAYQIQAMYNYQKTILNGYIEVSNELSNIKNLEQLYNLKNKEVQALNSSIAISNDLFRSSKVDYFEVLMTQRDALSSKLELIEAKERQFKSVINVYRALGGEWN; translated from the coding sequence ATGAAGGAATTAAAAAAAAGTAAGAAAATAGGTTTCATAATATTATTGGGAACTTTTGCAAGTTGTAAAATGCTTGCTCCAGTTCACTATATCGAAACACCGCAAATACCGCTGGCGTACATGGATTCTAAAGACACCATTAACTCAGGAGCTATAAAATGGAAAGCGTTTTTTCCTGATAAAAATTTACAAAGTTTAATCGATACCGCTCTAACGAAAAACATCGACTTACAAATGACTTTGCAAGACATAGCAATTGCAAGTAATAATGTTCGTGCAAAAAAAGGGCTGTTATTTCCTAGTGTTACCGGTGGTATAGCTGTTGGTACTGAAAAAGTGGGGCGCTATACCAGCCAAGGTGCAGGAGATGCTTCGGCTGAAATTACTTCAGGCCAAATCGTGCCGGAACATTTAAATGATTTTTCCATTGGCATACATGCCAGTTGGGAAGTTGATATATGGAAAAAGCTTAGAAACTCAAAAAAAGCAGCAGTTTCAAGATACTTATCGACTATCGAAGGCAAAAACTTTGTAGTTACCAACTTGATTGCCGAAATTTCGAATTCTTATTATGAGTTACTTTCATTAGACAATCAATTGGATGTTATAAAAGAGACCATTCAGTTACAGAAAAATGCTTTAGGGATTGTAAAAGTTCAAAAAGAAGCGGCTAGAGTAAGTGAATTAGCTGTAAAAAAATATGAAGCTGAAGTATTGAATTCAGAATCTTTAGAATTTGATATCCAACAACAAATAAAAGAAACCGAAAATAAAATCAATTTTCTTTTAGGACGTTATCCACAAGTAATTGTTAGAGATAAAACTATTTTTGAAAGTCAGGTTCCACAGCAAATAAAATCTGGAATTCCATCTCAATTGTTAGCAAATCGTCCTGATATTAAACAAGCTGAATTAGAGTTATTCGCATCTAAATGTGATGTAAAAGTGGCTCAAGCCGAATTTTACCCCTCGTTTAATATTTCAGGTGGGCTGGGATTTCAAGCATTTAAACCGTCATTTCTTTTTACAGCTCCTGAATCAATTGCGTATTCGTTACTTGGAGAATTAACAGCTCCATTAATAAATAGAAATGGTATAAAAGCCGAATTTAATAAAGCTAAAGCGTATCAGATACAAGCAATGTACAACTATCAAAAAACAATTTTGAATGGCTATATTGAAGTGTCTAATGAATTATCTAATATTAAAAACTTAGAGCAATTGTACAATTTAAAAAACAAAGAAGTTCAAGCATTAAATAGTTCTATCGCGATTTCTAATGACCTATTTAGGTCATCCAAAGTAGATTATTTTGAAGTTTTAATGACACAACGAGACGCTCTTTCTTCGAAATTAGAATTAATAGAAGCTAAAGAACGACAATTTAAATCGGTAATAAATGTTTATCGAGCATTAGGCGGCGAATGGAATTAA